The Aquiluna sp. KACHI24 genome contains a region encoding:
- the map gene encoding type I methionyl aminopeptidase: MPRTEQGVLIPGQISPQRPVPLHIKRPEYVGKPSPAQHVGGDRYDDETIAAIRKASKIAAQGLEVVLSAAKPGITTDELDRIGHEFLLSQNAYPSTLGYRGFPKSLCSSLNEVICHGIPDDTIIREGDILNIDISAFIDGVHGDTNGSIVVGDGSQEALDLVTRTKEAMLRGIRAALPGREVNIIGRAIESYAKRFDYGVVRDFTGHGVGTSFHSGLIIPHYDAPEYNTVIEPGMVFTVEPMLTLGTHDWDLWEDGWTVTTKDKSLTAQFEHTILITEDGPEILTEA; encoded by the coding sequence CCGTCCCCCTGCACATCAAAAGACCCGAATACGTTGGCAAGCCATCCCCTGCCCAGCACGTTGGTGGCGACAGGTACGACGATGAGACTATTGCGGCGATTAGAAAAGCGTCGAAGATCGCAGCCCAGGGCCTCGAGGTGGTTCTTAGTGCCGCAAAACCTGGCATCACTACCGATGAACTCGATCGAATTGGACATGAGTTCTTACTCAGCCAGAATGCCTACCCCTCAACCCTTGGTTATCGGGGTTTTCCAAAATCTCTGTGCAGTTCTCTCAACGAGGTTATTTGTCACGGCATCCCTGATGACACGATAATCCGAGAGGGAGACATCCTAAACATTGACATCTCCGCCTTTATTGACGGAGTCCACGGTGACACGAACGGTTCGATTGTGGTTGGAGATGGGTCTCAAGAGGCTCTGGATCTCGTAACTCGAACCAAGGAGGCGATGCTCAGAGGTATCAGAGCGGCACTACCAGGACGTGAGGTCAATATCATCGGTCGCGCGATTGAGAGCTACGCGAAACGTTTTGACTACGGGGTTGTTCGCGATTTCACAGGCCATGGCGTCGGCACCTCATTTCACAGCGGCCTGATAATCCCCCACTACGACGCCCCTGAATACAACACCGTAATCGAGCCAGGGATGGTTTTTACCGTTGAGCCAATGCTGACGCTCGGAACTCACGACTGGGATTTGTGGGAGGACGGTTGGACCGTGACCACCAAGGACAAATCCCTTACCGCTCAGTTTGAACACACTATTTTGATTACCGAAGACGGCCCAGAAATTTTGACGGAGGCATAG
- a CDS encoding polyphosphate--glucose phosphotransferase, whose protein sequence is MRRKAIGIDIGGTGIKAALVDTKKGSLASERIRIETPAGGEPEAIAAACAQIVEQLDEKGNRAIGICFPAVVKHGHTQSAANVSKRWIGLDAHELFSHSLKRQVHVLNDADAAGVAELNFGAGKNKDGLVIMATLGTGIGTAIFYDGKLIPNAELGHLEIDGVDYETRAAYSAMERENLNFEEWAKRLQTYFSHLENLLVPDLIIVGGGISKQSEKFLPLLNLKTAIIPAQTKNSAGIIGAAYLANKALERKR, encoded by the coding sequence ATGAGGCGCAAAGCGATAGGTATCGACATTGGCGGCACTGGCATTAAGGCTGCCTTGGTTGATACCAAAAAGGGCTCACTTGCCTCGGAGCGCATCCGAATTGAAACCCCAGCGGGCGGGGAGCCGGAGGCTATCGCCGCAGCCTGCGCTCAAATCGTTGAGCAGCTCGACGAAAAGGGAAATCGTGCAATCGGGATTTGCTTCCCTGCGGTTGTGAAGCATGGCCACACACAGTCGGCAGCTAACGTCTCAAAACGCTGGATTGGTCTCGATGCCCACGAGCTCTTCTCACACTCACTAAAGCGTCAGGTGCATGTCCTAAACGACGCCGATGCCGCAGGTGTTGCCGAGCTCAACTTCGGTGCAGGCAAGAACAAAGACGGTCTAGTCATCATGGCCACCCTCGGCACCGGAATTGGAACCGCGATCTTTTACGATGGCAAGCTGATCCCGAATGCTGAATTAGGGCACTTAGAAATCGATGGTGTTGATTACGAGACCCGTGCCGCCTACAGCGCGATGGAACGGGAGAACCTTAACTTTGAAGAGTGGGCAAAGCGACTTCAGACCTACTTCTCTCATCTGGAGAACCTTTTAGTGCCTGATTTGATCATTGTGGGTGGCGGAATCAGCAAGCAGTCAGAGAAGTTCCTGCCGCTTCTAAATCTAAAAACCGCGATCATCCCGGCACAGACTAAGAACTCCGCTGGAATCATCGGTGCTGCTTACCTCGCGAATAAGGCCTTGGAGAGAAAGCGCTAA
- a CDS encoding histidine phosphatase family protein produces MIIAYADGASRGNPGLASYGAVIYQDDMEIARLNGALGIATNNVAEYSGVIAILEHTAAHFPHSELHVRMDSKLVVEQLSGRWKIKSPDMAQLAIRARSLIGNRKVTFEWVPREQNSVADALANQALDAPSESRFQPDLAMTQPKSIRAPRQSVEPTVVYAIRHGHTQSTESGLISGSSDDPSLSDLGLREAAAVAAVIPELARRFDLALPEKVIHSTQLRATQTAEAVAGVLGAEMNASDRLREISFGDWERYSMGELERDISHEISNWRGSMTQKPPGGESVSDLENRVLAELTEQILANPGGSVAIVAHMMPMRAIARKALLAGVDVSWSMQFLPASVSVYRFFGTDFAETFALNYCAHLPLD; encoded by the coding sequence ATGATCATTGCCTACGCCGATGGTGCCTCTCGAGGCAACCCCGGTCTAGCCTCCTATGGCGCGGTGATCTATCAAGACGACATGGAAATTGCGCGTCTAAATGGAGCTCTTGGTATAGCGACCAACAATGTTGCCGAGTACTCCGGCGTGATTGCCATTCTCGAGCACACCGCAGCACACTTCCCGCACTCCGAGCTTCACGTGCGGATGGACTCCAAGCTCGTTGTTGAGCAACTAAGTGGGCGTTGGAAGATCAAGAGTCCTGACATGGCCCAGCTGGCGATTAGGGCCAGATCCCTAATCGGCAATCGCAAAGTGACCTTCGAGTGGGTCCCACGGGAGCAGAACTCGGTTGCTGATGCTTTGGCTAACCAAGCTCTCGATGCCCCCAGCGAGAGTCGATTTCAACCCGACCTCGCGATGACGCAGCCCAAAAGCATCAGAGCGCCAAGGCAAAGCGTTGAGCCAACGGTTGTGTATGCAATCCGACACGGTCACACCCAATCCACCGAGTCAGGTCTCATTTCTGGATCCTCGGATGACCCGAGCTTGAGCGATCTTGGATTGAGAGAAGCTGCTGCAGTGGCTGCGGTAATACCTGAGCTAGCTAGGCGCTTTGACCTCGCACTGCCAGAAAAGGTCATTCACTCCACGCAATTGCGCGCAACGCAGACAGCAGAGGCGGTTGCAGGGGTGCTGGGTGCAGAAATGAATGCATCTGATCGCCTTCGTGAAATCTCCTTTGGCGACTGGGAGCGATACTCAATGGGGGAGTTGGAGCGGGACATCTCTCACGAGATCTCAAATTGGCGCGGCTCAATGACTCAAAAGCCTCCCGGCGGCGAGTCGGTGTCGGACTTGGAGAATCGAGTTCTCGCTGAGCTAACCGAACAGATTCTTGCGAACCCGGGGGGTTCGGTAGCGATTGTTGCTCATATGATGCCGATGCGAGCGATTGCCCGAAAGGCGCTGCTGGCTGGCGTGGATGTCTCCTGGTCAATGCAATTCCTACCGGCATCAGTATCGGTATATCGATTCTTTGGCACAGACTTCGCCGAGACTTTTGCTCTGAACTATTGCGCACACCTACCGCTTGACTAG
- a CDS encoding C4-type zinc ribbon domain-containing protein — protein MNLERQLESLLQYQAVLLEIRKLEQQALVLKANAANEQLREMLLEKSTELSSNLSKSEGLIRDRKRIIEEQGLVSKRLEQDASRLKTTAVPRDAISLQHEIDTLNKRAAILGEELAGLDAEIAAQNEIHHRIEKEREDLERELELGRESVKLELDELRAKHAADKKLAEELRAAIDETLLVEFDRLFSRGVAIGGLRKSMCGACNMTLTSTALNNLLATPKDSLLHCPECGAMLVRE, from the coding sequence GTGAATTTAGAAAGACAACTCGAATCTCTATTGCAGTACCAAGCCGTATTACTTGAGATAAGAAAACTCGAGCAGCAGGCTTTAGTTCTTAAAGCAAATGCCGCTAATGAACAGCTGCGAGAAATGCTGCTGGAGAAGTCAACCGAGCTCAGCTCGAATCTTTCTAAGTCCGAGGGATTGATTCGCGACCGTAAGCGAATCATTGAGGAGCAGGGTCTAGTCTCCAAGCGCTTGGAACAAGATGCATCAAGACTGAAGACCACAGCCGTCCCGCGGGATGCGATTTCACTGCAGCACGAGATTGATACGCTGAATAAACGGGCCGCGATCCTGGGCGAAGAGCTTGCCGGTCTGGATGCCGAGATTGCAGCCCAAAACGAGATTCATCATCGAATCGAAAAAGAGCGAGAGGACCTCGAACGTGAGCTTGAGCTTGGTCGTGAGTCAGTCAAGCTCGAACTTGATGAGCTGAGAGCCAAGCACGCTGCCGATAAGAAGCTGGCCGAAGAGCTCCGGGCAGCAATTGATGAGACGCTGCTGGTTGAATTCGATCGCTTGTTCTCGCGCGGGGTGGCAATTGGTGGGCTGAGAAAGAGCATGTGCGGAGCCTGCAACATGACTCTGACCTCAACCGCGTTGAACAATTTGCTGGCTACTCCAAAAGACTCTCTGCTGCACTGTCCCGAGTGCGGTGCGATGCTGGTGCGCGAATGA
- a CDS encoding Nif3-like dinuclear metal center hexameric protein, producing the protein MKISELIDFANQRWPLDAKASWDNPGLAIGSPRSTVNKVLLSVDVTPQIIKEAATSGAGLVFSHHPLLLRGVDSVNAETLKGNVVTSAITNGIAVFSAHTNADFASGGVSEVLAKTIGIAPTGPLTSEGDGVVGNLTPQRLVDFARLVAKLLPSVAQGVLVQGDPERIISKVGLVAGAGDSYLDAARAAGVDLYITSDLRHHPASDFRDNAIVSGGPALMNIAHFSAEWPWLEQAAAELRKAFPEVEFVVSELNTDPWDFAVMQ; encoded by the coding sequence ATGAAGATTTCCGAGCTGATTGACTTTGCAAATCAAAGATGGCCACTTGACGCAAAAGCCAGTTGGGATAACCCAGGTCTTGCAATTGGATCCCCACGCTCCACTGTGAACAAGGTTCTGCTCAGCGTTGATGTGACACCGCAGATCATCAAAGAAGCCGCAACCTCCGGCGCGGGTCTTGTCTTCTCCCACCATCCGTTGCTCCTCAGAGGTGTTGATAGCGTGAACGCGGAGACCCTCAAGGGCAATGTCGTGACCAGTGCAATTACCAATGGGATCGCAGTTTTCTCAGCTCACACAAACGCGGATTTCGCATCCGGTGGCGTGAGCGAAGTTCTGGCCAAAACAATTGGAATTGCCCCCACTGGACCGCTAACCAGTGAGGGAGATGGCGTCGTTGGAAACCTCACCCCGCAGCGACTTGTCGACTTCGCGCGCCTGGTGGCAAAGCTTTTGCCCTCGGTAGCCCAGGGCGTCTTGGTTCAGGGGGATCCTGAGCGCATTATCTCGAAAGTTGGTTTAGTTGCTGGGGCGGGGGATAGCTATCTAGATGCGGCGAGAGCTGCAGGCGTCGATCTATACATCACCTCGGATCTTCGACACCACCCCGCCTCCGATTTCAGAGATAACGCGATAGTGTCTGGCGGGCCGGCCCTAATGAACATCGCTCACTTCAGCGCCGAATGGCCATGGCTGGAGCAGGCGGCCGCTGAGCTACGTAAAGCTTTTCCCGAGGTAGAGTTTGTGGTCAGTGAACTTAATACGGACCCATGGGATTTTGCGGTGATGCAGTGA
- a CDS encoding peroxiredoxin, which produces MAIVGELAPDFKLQNQFGEEVSLSSLRGTAVVLVFYPLSFSGICTGELCELRDNLSMFEHSGVKLIGISVDSKFVQAKFAEQEGYKFDLLADFWPHGEVAKSYGVFLEERGIATRATFVIDSEGVLVAKFVNGPGEARSLSDYKKALELVS; this is translated from the coding sequence TTGGCAATAGTCGGAGAGCTAGCTCCAGATTTCAAGCTTCAAAATCAATTCGGTGAAGAGGTCTCGCTCTCATCGCTTCGAGGCACTGCGGTCGTGTTGGTTTTTTACCCTCTTTCCTTCTCTGGGATCTGCACGGGGGAGCTGTGCGAGCTTCGCGATAACCTCTCGATGTTCGAGCACTCAGGTGTCAAGCTAATCGGCATCAGCGTTGACTCCAAGTTCGTTCAGGCCAAGTTTGCTGAGCAGGAGGGCTACAAGTTTGATTTACTAGCTGACTTTTGGCCACACGGCGAAGTTGCCAAAAGTTACGGAGTGTTTTTGGAAGAGCGTGGGATAGCCACTCGTGCGACTTTCGTGATTGATTCTGAAGGTGTTCTGGTAGCTAAGTTCGTGAACGGCCCCGGTGAAGCGAGATCACTTTCTGACTATAAAAAAGCCCTCGAGTTGGTTTCTTAG
- the aceE gene encoding pyruvate dehydrogenase (acetyl-transferring), homodimeric type: MSFNDRDAFSTNPQDRDPQETREWLESLEAVANHAGRGRARELMQSLLRRSHELQLNVPLVPTTDYINTISPEDEPEFPGDEQIERTYRAWMRWNAAIMVHRAQRPGIAVGGHISSFASSASLYEVGFNHFFKGHDHPAGADQIFVQGHASPGPYARAFLEGRLSEADMDGFRQEKSRPGRGLPSYPHPRLMPDFWQFPTVSMGLGPINAIYQAQFNRYLQGRGFKDTSEQHVWAFLGDGELDEVESRGALQLAANDGLDNLTFVVNANLQRLDGPVRGNGKIIQELESFFRGAGWNVIKVIWGREWDDLLSRDSDGALVDLMNRTPDGDYQTYKAESGGFIRENFFGRDHRTRALVDHLSDDQIWGLKRGGHDYKKIYAAYQAAMNHKGQPTVIIAKTVKGYGLGKAFEARNATHQMKKLTLENLKDFRDQMQIPISDAQLEADPYQPPYYRPSEGSAEIDYLHERRKALGGYLPERRTKYVSFDLPDDKAYETPRKGSGNQEVATTMAFVRMLKDILRAPGLGERVQLIIPDEARTFGMDAFFPTAKIYNPNGQKYLSVDRELLLSYKEAQNGQILHTGINEAGSVAAFTASGSSYSTHGQPIIPFYVFYSMFGFQRTADAIWLAGDQMVRGFMIGATAGRTTLTGEGLQHADGHSPVIASTNPAVVSYDPAYGYEISHIVRSGIERMYGGNHPDPNVMYYITVYNEPMLQPAEPADVDIEGIQRGIHLISKNPAEGHKAQILASGVAVPWALEAQQLLLEYGVSADVWSVTSWNELRRDGLAADEAKFLYPGSEAPVPYITQKLADASGPKLGVSDYMHSVPDMIRPWVPGRYATLGADGFGFSDTRAAARRFFKIDGPSIAVRVIEQLIEKDKLAPEVAEQAIAKFRLHDVSAGTSGSAGGDA, from the coding sequence ATGTCATTCAACGATCGCGACGCTTTCTCTACTAACCCTCAAGATCGCGACCCCCAAGAAACTCGTGAATGGCTGGAATCCTTGGAGGCTGTAGCGAACCATGCAGGCCGAGGACGCGCTCGGGAGTTGATGCAGTCACTGCTGCGTCGCTCACACGAACTGCAGCTCAATGTTCCCCTCGTACCTACTACTGATTACATAAACACCATCTCTCCAGAGGATGAGCCAGAGTTCCCAGGTGATGAGCAGATCGAGCGAACCTATCGTGCATGGATGCGCTGGAACGCAGCGATCATGGTGCACCGCGCTCAGCGCCCAGGCATCGCAGTTGGTGGACACATCTCCTCTTTCGCTTCCAGCGCCTCGCTCTATGAGGTCGGCTTCAACCACTTTTTCAAGGGCCACGACCACCCCGCTGGCGCGGACCAAATTTTCGTCCAGGGGCACGCCTCCCCTGGCCCATACGCCAGAGCTTTTCTGGAGGGTCGCCTCTCTGAGGCCGACATGGATGGTTTCCGCCAGGAGAAGTCTCGCCCGGGACGAGGACTACCGAGCTACCCTCACCCAAGGTTGATGCCTGACTTCTGGCAGTTCCCAACCGTTTCGATGGGATTGGGTCCAATCAATGCCATTTATCAGGCACAGTTCAACCGCTACCTACAAGGCCGCGGCTTCAAGGACACGTCGGAGCAACACGTCTGGGCGTTCCTTGGAGATGGCGAGCTCGATGAGGTTGAAAGCCGCGGTGCATTGCAGCTGGCTGCAAACGATGGGCTCGACAACCTGACCTTCGTGGTGAATGCCAACCTCCAACGTCTTGACGGTCCGGTTCGCGGAAACGGCAAGATCATCCAGGAGCTGGAGAGCTTCTTCCGTGGTGCTGGTTGGAACGTAATCAAGGTGATTTGGGGTCGCGAGTGGGATGACCTGCTTTCTCGCGATTCAGACGGCGCGCTGGTTGATTTGATGAACCGCACTCCCGATGGGGACTATCAGACCTACAAAGCCGAGTCGGGTGGCTTTATCCGAGAAAACTTCTTCGGTAGAGACCACCGCACCCGCGCACTGGTTGACCACCTGAGCGATGACCAAATTTGGGGACTTAAGCGCGGTGGACACGATTACAAGAAGATCTATGCGGCATACCAGGCTGCAATGAACCACAAGGGTCAGCCGACTGTCATCATCGCCAAGACCGTCAAGGGTTACGGCCTTGGCAAGGCATTCGAAGCCAGAAACGCTACCCACCAGATGAAGAAGCTGACCCTTGAGAACCTGAAGGACTTCAGGGACCAAATGCAGATTCCAATCTCAGACGCGCAGCTCGAAGCGGATCCATATCAACCTCCCTACTACCGACCAAGCGAAGGGTCGGCAGAGATTGACTACCTACACGAGCGTCGCAAGGCTCTTGGCGGCTACCTGCCAGAGCGCAGGACCAAGTACGTATCTTTTGACCTACCGGACGACAAGGCCTACGAGACTCCTCGTAAGGGCTCGGGCAACCAAGAGGTTGCTACCACAATGGCATTTGTCAGAATGCTCAAGGACATCCTGAGGGCACCTGGGCTTGGTGAGCGTGTTCAGCTAATCATTCCGGATGAGGCAAGAACGTTCGGTATGGACGCATTCTTCCCAACTGCAAAGATTTACAACCCGAACGGTCAGAAATACCTATCGGTTGACCGCGAGCTACTACTTAGCTATAAAGAAGCCCAAAACGGACAGATCTTGCACACCGGAATCAACGAGGCGGGCTCAGTTGCTGCTTTCACTGCGTCTGGTTCTAGCTACTCAACTCACGGGCAGCCAATTATCCCGTTCTACGTCTTCTACTCGATGTTCGGCTTCCAGCGCACAGCAGATGCAATCTGGCTTGCCGGGGACCAGATGGTTAGAGGTTTCATGATTGGTGCCACTGCCGGTCGAACCACCCTTACCGGTGAGGGACTCCAGCACGCCGATGGCCACTCCCCGGTTATCGCAAGCACCAACCCTGCCGTAGTGAGCTACGACCCTGCCTACGGTTACGAGATCTCACACATTGTTCGCAGCGGTATCGAGCGGATGTACGGCGGTAACCACCCGGATCCGAACGTGATGTACTACATAACTGTCTACAACGAGCCAATGCTTCAGCCAGCTGAACCAGCAGATGTGGACATCGAGGGTATTCAGCGCGGTATTCACCTAATTTCCAAGAACCCGGCAGAGGGTCACAAGGCTCAGATTCTGGCATCTGGCGTAGCTGTTCCATGGGCTCTGGAAGCGCAGCAGCTTCTCCTGGAGTACGGAGTCTCCGCCGACGTTTGGTCAGTCACCAGTTGGAACGAACTGCGTCGAGATGGTCTCGCAGCTGACGAGGCGAAGTTCCTATACCCAGGTTCCGAAGCGCCGGTTCCATACATCACCCAGAAACTGGCCGATGCATCCGGACCAAAGCTTGGTGTCAGCGACTACATGCACTCGGTACCGGACATGATCAGGCCTTGGGTCCCAGGTCGCTATGCGACTTTGGGGGCTGATGGCTTTGGCTTCTCGGACACCCGCGCGGCTGCCAGAAGATTCTTCAAGATTGATGGGCCATCGATTGCTGTTCGCGTTATTGAACAGCTGATCGAAAAGGACAAGTTGGCGCCTGAGGTTGCTGAGCAAGCTATCGCGAAGTTCAGACTCCACGATGTGTCCGCCGGCACCAGTGGATCGGCCGGTGGAGACGCCTAG